One segment of Nocardia farcinica DNA contains the following:
- a CDS encoding helix-turn-helix domain-containing protein encodes MKEHQEQQEFASVFDALADTPAESENLKVRSQLMRAIRDRIDEFGWSQRVAATNLGVTQPRISDLKNGKMSRFSVDTLVNLAAKVGLTVEVRIVDTRTVDAPA; translated from the coding sequence ATGAAGGAACACCAGGAACAGCAGGAATTCGCCTCGGTCTTCGATGCCCTCGCCGATACGCCGGCGGAGTCGGAGAACCTCAAGGTGCGGTCGCAGCTGATGCGGGCGATCCGTGATCGAATCGATGAATTCGGCTGGTCACAGCGGGTGGCCGCGACGAACCTCGGAGTGACGCAGCCGCGTATCTCCGACCTGAAGAACGGGAAGATGAGCCGCTTCTCGGTGGACACGCTCGTCAACCTGGCGGCCAAGGTCGGGCTGACGGTCGAGGTGCGGATCGTCGATACCCGCACCGTCGACGCTCCCGCCTGA
- a CDS encoding response regulator transcription factor, with protein sequence MSIRVLVADDQALVRGGFVALLAAQQGIEVVGEADDGEQAVRLTRELRPDVVLMDIRMPVLDGLAATRTIAADPALTDVRVVVLTTFELDEYVFEAMRAGATGFLVKHTEPADLVRAVRVVAAGDALLSPGVTRRLITEFAAHAKQPPPTALAELTDREREVMALVAEGLTNAEIGARLYLSPATARTHVSRILTKLGARDRTQLVVLAYESGLVRPGWS encoded by the coding sequence ATGAGCATCCGAGTACTGGTCGCCGACGATCAGGCCCTGGTGCGCGGCGGCTTCGTCGCGCTGCTCGCGGCGCAGCAGGGCATCGAGGTGGTGGGCGAGGCCGACGACGGCGAGCAGGCCGTCCGGCTGACCCGCGAGTTGCGCCCGGACGTGGTGCTGATGGACATCCGCATGCCGGTGCTCGACGGGCTCGCCGCCACCAGGACCATCGCCGCCGACCCCGCGCTCACCGATGTGCGCGTCGTCGTCCTCACCACCTTCGAACTCGACGAATACGTCTTCGAGGCGATGCGCGCCGGTGCCACGGGCTTCCTGGTCAAACACACCGAACCGGCCGATCTGGTGCGCGCGGTCCGGGTGGTGGCCGCCGGTGACGCGCTGCTCTCCCCCGGCGTCACGCGCCGCCTCATCACCGAGTTCGCCGCCCACGCCAAACAACCCCCGCCCACCGCCCTCGCCGAACTCACCGACCGCGAACGCGAGGTGATGGCGCTGGTCGCCGAGGGCCTCACCAACGCCGAGATCGGCGCCCGCCTCTACCTGAGCCCGGCCACCGCCCGCACCCACGTCAGCCGCATCCTCACCAAACTCGGCGCCCGCGACCGCACCCAACTCGTCGTCCTCGCCTACGAATCCGGCCTCGTCCGCCCGGGCTGGAGTTAG
- a CDS encoding sensor histidine kinase produces the protein MTPPGIANRDSIVRDCAIALIVAMIQVAGGRAANVGQTGVRSLDVLGCVLLLAGPIALVFRQVEPLPVLVLALAACGIYLALDYGYGPVFLAPAVAFLTAAVSGSRWWTYPFVPASFVIFVWPVPALLGRGPGVAVVCAAAGWLVVLVAAAEAVRVRRAMARLREERFDAARRAEAAQRERFACEERLTAARELHDVLAHSLSLINVQSSVALELFERKPMQARSALAAIKKASKDSLDEVHALLPTIRRGPFAGPLADDKTADPDRPRRPGKRGGVSGRLGLPVDRTRHDREPRRDPRRTPAEPAPAPRAPEPGLADLDALVQRARATGLTVQIKVVGDPVELPEAIDAAAAGIVQESLTNVIRHAVGATATVTVRYTAESVDITVDNGRPAGPQTRSPGAGNGIIGMRERAHALGGALTAGPRPSGGYRVAARLPVRVAPTPPTAAGNGGGAPDPSGADRPVERVASSPEPEAPGGNGHPLETDNSPLPAEARAPES, from the coding sequence GTGACACCGCCAGGCATAGCGAATCGGGACTCGATCGTGCGCGACTGCGCCATCGCCTTGATCGTCGCGATGATCCAGGTCGCGGGTGGGCGTGCGGCGAATGTGGGGCAGACCGGGGTCCGTTCGCTGGATGTGCTCGGCTGCGTGTTGCTGCTGGCCGGCCCGATCGCCCTGGTTTTCCGGCAGGTGGAACCGCTGCCGGTGTTGGTGCTGGCGCTGGCCGCGTGCGGGATCTACCTGGCCCTGGACTACGGCTACGGTCCGGTGTTCCTCGCGCCCGCGGTCGCCTTCCTCACCGCCGCGGTGAGCGGATCACGCTGGTGGACTTATCCTTTCGTGCCCGCGAGCTTCGTGATATTCGTCTGGCCGGTGCCCGCCCTGCTCGGGCGCGGGCCCGGCGTGGCGGTGGTGTGCGCCGCGGCGGGGTGGCTGGTGGTGCTGGTGGCCGCGGCCGAGGCGGTGCGGGTGCGGCGGGCGATGGCGCGGTTGCGGGAGGAGCGCTTCGACGCGGCCCGGCGGGCCGAGGCCGCGCAGCGCGAGCGGTTCGCCTGTGAGGAGCGGCTCACCGCCGCCCGTGAACTGCACGACGTGCTGGCACACAGCCTTTCGCTCATCAACGTGCAGTCCTCGGTGGCGCTGGAGCTGTTCGAACGCAAGCCGATGCAGGCCCGCTCCGCGCTGGCGGCGATCAAGAAGGCCAGCAAGGATTCGCTCGACGAGGTGCACGCGCTGTTGCCGACCATCCGGCGCGGCCCGTTCGCCGGGCCACTCGCCGACGACAAGACCGCCGATCCGGACCGGCCGCGGCGGCCGGGCAAGCGCGGCGGCGTGAGCGGCAGACTCGGCCTGCCGGTGGACCGCACCCGGCACGACCGCGAGCCCCGCCGCGACCCGCGCCGGACCCCCGCCGAACCGGCGCCCGCCCCACGCGCCCCCGAGCCCGGTCTCGCCGACCTGGACGCGCTCGTCCAGCGCGCCCGCGCGACCGGGCTCACGGTGCAGATCAAGGTCGTCGGGGATCCGGTCGAGCTGCCCGAGGCCATCGATGCCGCCGCCGCGGGGATCGTGCAGGAATCGCTGACCAACGTCATCCGGCACGCCGTCGGCGCCACCGCCACCGTGACCGTCCGCTACACCGCCGAATCGGTCGACATCACCGTCGACAACGGCAGGCCCGCCGGACCGCAGACCCGGTCACCGGGAGCGGGGAACGGCATCATCGGCATGCGGGAACGGGCGCACGCACTCGGTGGCGCGCTGACGGCGGGTCCGCGGCCGAGCGGCGGCTACCGGGTCGCCGCCAGGCTGCCGGTGCGGGTCGCGCCGACGCCGCCGACCGCCGCCGGGAACGGCGGCGGCGCACCCGACCCCTCCGGCGCGGACCGGCCGGTCGAGCGCGTCGCATCGTCGCCGGAGCCCGAGGCGCCCGGTGGGAACGGGCACCCGTTGGAGACGGACAACTCGCCGCTCCCCGCCGAGGCGCGCGCACCGGAGTCCTGA
- a CDS encoding type II toxin-antitoxin system RelE/ParE family toxin → MRGEPTRKPAVRKPVVFIGRALDEIRDFPSAARQDAGHQIDLVQCGETPRGSKPMPSVGKGVREIRIAEDDGWFRVFYVADLGDVVYILHGFQKKSNQTPRRAVETGINRYRLAVAESQQRVQR, encoded by the coding sequence GTGAGGGGGGAACCGACAAGAAAACCAGCTGTCAGGAAACCAGTTGTCTTCATCGGCCGCGCACTCGACGAGATCCGCGACTTTCCATCAGCGGCGCGGCAGGACGCTGGGCATCAGATCGATCTCGTCCAGTGCGGGGAGACCCCGCGAGGATCGAAGCCGATGCCTTCGGTCGGCAAGGGTGTTCGTGAGATTCGTATCGCCGAAGACGACGGCTGGTTCAGGGTCTTCTACGTCGCCGACCTCGGTGACGTCGTGTACATCCTGCATGGTTTCCAGAAGAAGTCGAACCAGACTCCGAGACGAGCTGTCGAGACCGGCATCAATCGGTACCGGCTGGCCGTCGCGGAGTCGCAGCAGAGGGTACAGCGATGA
- a CDS encoding sensor histidine kinase: MSTAAITRIGRDWGLALVVAVAQVGLSRPANLNQTGVRALDLLGYLLLVAGPIALVFRRRAPLPVLAVTLAACAGYLLGGYGYGPVFLALVVAFLTAATRGSRWWTYPLLPIGYLAFVWPLPVLLGETVNGWQLVGIGAWLAVLGSIAEGVRQRRAAVEARAQRAEAARRDAEAQRGRRASEERLSIARELHDVLAHSLSLINVQSSVALALFDAEPEQARSALAAIKTASKDSLAEVHTLLETIRAGAPLGPPEPAPGIGDPDALVRPARDAGLAVRVTVRGEPRPLPSVIDVAAARIVREALTNVVRHAPGAAAQVCVRYGPASVEITVDNTRPLRTAARSGGGSGIAGMRERAHALGGTVTAGPRPDGGFRVAALLPVAPRETAAATGESAHPEREGR, from the coding sequence ATGAGCACGGCGGCGATCACACGCATCGGCAGGGACTGGGGGCTCGCGCTGGTCGTCGCCGTCGCCCAGGTCGGCCTGAGCCGCCCGGCGAACCTGAACCAGACCGGCGTGCGCGCTCTCGACCTGCTCGGCTACCTGCTGCTCGTGGCCGGTCCGATCGCGCTGGTGTTCCGGCGACGCGCGCCGTTGCCGGTGCTCGCGGTGACGCTGGCCGCCTGCGCCGGCTACCTGCTCGGCGGCTACGGCTACGGGCCGGTGTTCCTCGCGCTGGTGGTCGCCTTCCTGACCGCCGCGACCCGCGGCTCCCGCTGGTGGACCTATCCGCTGCTGCCGATCGGCTATCTCGCGTTCGTGTGGCCGCTGCCCGTCCTGCTCGGCGAGACGGTGAACGGCTGGCAGCTGGTGGGGATCGGGGCGTGGCTGGCGGTGCTCGGCAGCATCGCCGAGGGAGTACGGCAGCGGCGCGCCGCCGTCGAGGCGCGGGCGCAACGCGCCGAAGCCGCCCGCCGGGACGCCGAGGCGCAGCGCGGGCGGCGGGCCAGCGAGGAGCGGCTGAGCATCGCCCGCGAACTGCACGATGTGCTCGCGCACAGCCTGTCGCTCATCAATGTGCAGTCCTCGGTGGCGTTGGCGCTGTTCGACGCCGAGCCCGAGCAGGCCCGCTCCGCGCTGGCGGCGATCAAGACCGCCAGCAAGGACTCCCTGGCCGAGGTACACACCCTGCTCGAGACCATCCGCGCGGGTGCACCGCTCGGCCCGCCCGAACCCGCGCCGGGCATCGGCGATCCCGACGCGCTGGTGCGGCCCGCCCGCGACGCCGGGCTCGCCGTGCGGGTCACGGTGCGGGGCGAGCCGCGGCCGTTGCCCAGCGTCATCGATGTGGCGGCGGCGCGGATCGTGCGCGAGGCGCTCACCAACGTGGTCCGGCACGCGCCGGGCGCCGCGGCGCAGGTGTGCGTCCGCTACGGCCCGGCGTCGGTGGAGATCACCGTCGACAACACCCGGCCGCTGCGGACGGCGGCCCGGTCCGGTGGCGGCAGTGGCATCGCGGGAATGCGGGAGCGGGCGCATGCGCTCGGTGGGACGGTGACGGCGGGCCCGCGGCCCGACGGCGGCTTCCGCGTCGCGGCCCTGCTACCCGTCGCGCCCCGCGAGACAGCCGCTGCCACCGGCGAATCCGCGCACCCGGAACGGGAGGGACGATGA
- a CDS encoding histone-like nucleoid-structuring protein Lsr2 produces MAKKVTVSLIDDVDGESIADETIEFAIDGVSYEIDLSAANAAKLRDGLEQWVSNARRVSGRRRAKAATTGASATPKSRVSIDREQSAAIREWARRNGHKVSARGRISADITEAYNKAAKG; encoded by the coding sequence ATGGCAAAGAAGGTCACCGTTAGCCTGATCGACGATGTCGACGGTGAGTCCATCGCGGACGAGACCATCGAGTTTGCGATCGACGGTGTGTCGTACGAGATCGACCTGTCGGCGGCGAATGCAGCGAAGCTGCGTGACGGGCTGGAGCAGTGGGTTTCCAATGCTCGCCGGGTGAGTGGACGTCGTCGCGCGAAGGCCGCCACCACCGGCGCCTCCGCCACCCCGAAGAGCCGGGTTTCGATCGATCGCGAACAAAGCGCCGCAATTCGCGAGTGGGCTCGCCGTAATGGCCACAAGGTCTCCGCCCGGGGCCGCATCTCCGCCGACATCACCGAGGCGTACAACAAGGCCGCTAAGGGCTAG
- a CDS encoding ABC transporter ATP-binding protein, whose protein sequence is MTNSIVVTSGLTKRYGEHTAVDDVGMRVAAGEVYGFLGPNGAGKTTTLRMLAGLIRPSAGTATVLGGVPGDPAVLRRIGVLIEGPGFYPYLSGRENLRVLARYRGLGRAEVDEALDRVGLTARGGDRFRTYSLGMKQRLGVGAALLGRPDLLILDEPTNGLDPAGMAEMRALIAGLAGEGHTVLLSSHLLSEVQEICDRVGVIANGRLVTESTVAELRGGAALFVRAEPWETALSAVRGIAGTVRRAGEGIRIDAPADAAPDVARAVVAAGADLLELRVDEKSLEEVFFEITGTEGALR, encoded by the coding sequence ATGACGAATTCCATCGTGGTCACCTCGGGGCTGACCAAACGCTACGGCGAACACACCGCCGTCGACGACGTGGGCATGCGCGTGGCCGCCGGGGAGGTCTACGGATTCCTCGGCCCGAACGGGGCGGGCAAGACCACCACGTTGCGCATGCTGGCCGGGCTGATCCGGCCGAGCGCGGGTACCGCGACCGTGCTCGGCGGGGTGCCCGGCGATCCGGCAGTGCTGCGCCGGATCGGCGTGCTCATCGAAGGTCCGGGTTTCTATCCCTACCTGTCCGGCCGGGAGAACCTGCGGGTGCTCGCGCGCTATCGCGGTCTGGGCCGGGCCGAGGTCGACGAGGCGCTGGACCGCGTCGGCCTCACCGCCCGCGGAGGCGATCGCTTCCGCACCTATTCGCTCGGGATGAAGCAGCGGCTCGGCGTCGGTGCAGCCCTGCTCGGTCGCCCGGACCTGCTGATCCTGGACGAGCCGACCAACGGGCTCGACCCGGCCGGGATGGCCGAGATGCGCGCGCTGATCGCCGGGCTCGCCGGCGAGGGGCACACCGTGCTGCTGTCGAGCCATCTGCTCAGCGAGGTCCAGGAGATCTGCGACCGGGTCGGCGTCATCGCGAACGGGCGCCTGGTCACCGAGTCGACGGTGGCCGAACTGCGCGGCGGCGCAGCACTGTTCGTGCGTGCCGAGCCGTGGGAGACGGCACTGTCGGCGGTGCGCGGGATCGCCGGGACGGTGCGGCGGGCGGGCGAGGGCATCCGCATCGACGCACCGGCCGACGCGGCGCCCGACGTGGCGCGTGCCGTGGTCGCGGCGGGGGCGGATCTGCTGGAGCTGCGTGTCGACGAGAAGTCGTTGGAGGAAGTGTTCTTCGAGATCACCGGAACGGAAGGGGCGCTGCGATGA
- a CDS encoding SRPBCC family protein: protein MVDQSTRLPDLSARPHELSVERVMTAPASLLYAALTRGFDIWLAAPDSVRMRPEVGEPFYFETEFEGKRNPHYGRFLRLTPDREVEFTWVTAATEGAETVVRVELVKQPRGIRLRLAHAGFASAAVRDLHQQVWPRMLEQLDERISGESNRA, encoded by the coding sequence ATGGTCGACCAGTCCACTCGCCTTCCCGATCTGTCCGCACGCCCGCACGAGCTGTCCGTGGAGCGGGTGATGACGGCACCCGCGTCGCTGCTCTACGCGGCGCTCACCCGCGGCTTCGACATCTGGCTCGCGGCGCCGGACTCGGTGCGGATGCGGCCAGAGGTCGGCGAGCCGTTCTATTTCGAGACCGAGTTCGAGGGCAAGCGCAACCCGCACTACGGCCGGTTCCTGCGGCTGACCCCCGACCGCGAGGTGGAGTTCACCTGGGTCACCGCCGCCACCGAGGGCGCCGAGACGGTGGTGCGGGTGGAGCTGGTGAAGCAGCCGCGCGGCATCCGGTTGCGGCTCGCGCACGCAGGCTTCGCCAGTGCGGCCGTGCGCGACCTGCACCAGCAGGTGTGGCCGCGGATGCTCGAGCAGCTCGACGAGCGGATCTCCGGCGAATCGAATCGCGCCTGA
- a CDS encoding anthrone oxygenase family protein, producing MVALRIAALVAAVLTTGLIAGVFYAYAISVMPALAGTDDRTIVEVMQKVNVAILNPWFLAPFVGTVACTVLAAALHLGGAQRTTLVWILVALVLDIAAFAVTAGLNVPLNERLAAAGDPAVIVDPAAVRAGFEAAWVRYNIGRAVLHTLAFLVLCGALVSAGAARAEAAPVTHTAGAVSAGV from the coding sequence ATGGTCGCGCTGAGAATCGCCGCGCTGGTGGCGGCGGTGCTGACGACAGGTCTGATCGCGGGCGTCTTCTACGCCTACGCGATCTCGGTGATGCCCGCGCTGGCGGGCACCGACGATCGCACGATCGTCGAGGTGATGCAGAAGGTCAACGTCGCGATCCTCAATCCGTGGTTCCTGGCCCCCTTCGTGGGCACGGTCGCGTGCACGGTGCTGGCGGCGGCGCTGCACCTGGGCGGCGCGCAGCGCACGACCCTGGTGTGGATCCTGGTCGCGCTGGTGCTCGACATCGCCGCGTTCGCGGTGACCGCCGGGTTGAACGTCCCGCTCAACGAGCGGCTGGCCGCCGCGGGCGACCCGGCGGTGATCGTCGATCCGGCGGCGGTGCGGGCGGGTTTCGAGGCGGCCTGGGTGCGCTACAACATCGGGCGCGCGGTCCTGCACACGCTGGCCTTCCTGGTGCTGTGCGGTGCGCTGGTCAGCGCCGGTGCCGCGCGCGCCGAGGCGGCGCCGGTGACCCATACGGCCGGCGCGGTGTCCGCGGGGGTGTGA
- a CDS encoding ABC transporter permease subunit, producing the protein MNELTTAVRAELARLGRWPVFWIVLGTWVVLNLVFAYLFNYLAYRSGEQSAMADAQPKEVLLQQMLPAAVPEVFTQGMAMFGGALMLILGALAVGSGYGWGTWKTVFTQGPSRVTVAGSALVALALVTVALVVAVFVIDTGTAALIAAAESQSLALPDAGRILSGIAYGTAILGMWTLAGAFLGAVARGPALATGLGLVWVLVVENLLRGTAGILGPLRALTDRLPGTAAGSLAGTLRTVDGPATPGVLDILSRGESLVLLAVYALLFAGATVWLMRRRDLA; encoded by the coding sequence ATGAACGAGCTGACGACCGCGGTACGGGCGGAGCTGGCCAGGCTGGGCCGCTGGCCGGTGTTCTGGATCGTGCTCGGCACCTGGGTGGTGCTGAATCTGGTGTTCGCCTACCTGTTCAACTATCTGGCCTACCGGTCCGGCGAACAGAGCGCGATGGCCGACGCGCAGCCGAAAGAGGTGCTGCTCCAACAGATGTTGCCCGCCGCGGTGCCCGAGGTCTTCACCCAGGGCATGGCGATGTTCGGCGGTGCGCTGATGCTCATCCTCGGCGCGCTGGCGGTGGGCAGCGGCTACGGCTGGGGCACCTGGAAAACCGTGTTCACCCAGGGGCCCTCGCGCGTGACGGTGGCTGGTTCGGCGCTGGTCGCGCTCGCACTGGTGACGGTGGCGCTGGTCGTGGCGGTGTTCGTGATCGACACCGGCACCGCGGCCCTGATCGCCGCGGCGGAATCCCAGTCGCTCGCGCTACCCGACGCCGGCCGCATCCTCTCCGGAATCGCCTACGGCACCGCCATTCTGGGAATGTGGACGCTGGCGGGCGCCTTCCTGGGCGCGGTCGCGCGTGGCCCGGCACTGGCCACCGGCCTCGGCCTGGTGTGGGTGCTGGTGGTGGAGAACCTGCTGCGCGGCACCGCGGGCATTCTCGGTCCGCTGCGGGCGCTCACCGACCGGTTGCCCGGCACCGCCGCCGGTTCGCTGGCGGGCACCCTGCGCACCGTCGACGGGCCCGCCACGCCCGGCGTGCTCGACATCCTCTCCCGCGGCGAATCCCTTGTGTTGCTGGCGGTCTACGCCCTGTTGTTCGCGGGCGCGACGGTGTGGCTGATGCGCCGGCGGGACCTGGCCTGA
- a CDS encoding ATP-dependent Clp protease ATP-binding subunit, translated as MFERFTDRARRVVVLAQEEARMLNHNYIGTEHILLGLIHEGEGVAAKSLESLGISLEGVRSQVEEIIGQGQQAPSGHIPFTPRAKKVLELSLREALQLGHNYIGTEHILLGLIREGEGVAAQVLVKLGADLNRVRQQVIQLLSGYQGKEPVESGARGETGTPSTSLVLDQFGRNLTQAALEGKLDPVIGRSKEIERVMQVLSRRTKNNPVLIGEPGVGKTAVVEGLAQAIVNGEVPETLKDKQLYTLDLGSLVAGSRYRGDFEERLKKVLKEINTRGDIILFIDELHTLVGAGAAEGAIDAASILKPKLARGELQTIGATTLDEYRKYIEKDAALERRFQPVQVGEPTVEHTINILKGLRDRYEAHHRVSITDGALVAAATLADRYINDRFLPDKAIDLIDEAGARMRIRRMTAPPDLREFDDKIADARREKESAIDAQDFEKAARLRDKEKQLVAKRAEREKQWRSGDLDVVAEVDDEQIAEVLANWTGIPVFKLTEEETTRLLRMEDELHKRIIGQEDAVKAVSKAIRRTRAGLKDPKRPSGSFIFAGPSGVGKTELSKALANFLFGDDDALIQIDMGEFHDRFTASRLFGAPPGYVGYEEGGQLTEKVRRKPFSVVLFDEIEKAHQEIYNTLLQVLEDGRLTDGQGRTVDFKNTVLIFTSNLGTQDISKAVGLGFSQSNNEGSNYERMKLKVNDELKKHFRPEFLNRIDDVIVFHQLTNEQIVEMVDLMIGRVATQLKNKDMAIELTPTAKNLLAKRGFDPVLGARPLRRTIQREIEDQLSEKILFGEIGPGQTILVDVEGWDGEGSGEDAKFTFTGKAKLTKAPTEEKPEVVLTGAAEGPSEAAAGE; from the coding sequence ATGTTCGAGAGGTTCACCGACCGCGCGAGGCGCGTCGTTGTCCTGGCCCAAGAAGAGGCCCGGATGCTCAACCACAACTACATCGGCACCGAGCACATCCTGCTTGGCCTGATCCATGAGGGTGAAGGTGTCGCGGCCAAGTCGCTGGAGTCCCTCGGCATTTCGCTCGAGGGTGTGCGCAGCCAGGTCGAGGAGATCATCGGTCAGGGCCAGCAGGCCCCGTCCGGGCACATCCCCTTCACCCCGCGCGCCAAGAAGGTGCTGGAGCTGAGCCTGCGCGAGGCGCTGCAGCTCGGCCACAACTACATCGGCACCGAGCACATCCTGCTCGGCCTCATCCGCGAGGGCGAGGGCGTGGCGGCCCAGGTGCTGGTCAAGCTCGGCGCCGACCTGAACCGGGTTCGTCAGCAGGTCATCCAGCTGCTGTCGGGCTACCAGGGCAAGGAGCCGGTGGAGTCGGGCGCGCGTGGCGAGACGGGCACCCCGTCCACCTCGCTGGTGCTCGACCAGTTCGGCCGCAACCTCACCCAGGCCGCGCTCGAGGGCAAGCTCGACCCGGTGATCGGCCGCTCGAAGGAGATCGAGCGGGTCATGCAGGTGCTCAGCCGCCGCACCAAGAACAACCCGGTGCTGATCGGCGAGCCCGGCGTCGGCAAGACCGCCGTCGTCGAGGGCCTGGCGCAGGCCATCGTCAACGGCGAGGTGCCCGAGACCCTCAAGGACAAGCAGCTCTACACCCTCGACCTCGGTTCGCTGGTCGCGGGCAGCCGCTACCGCGGTGATTTCGAAGAGCGCCTGAAGAAGGTGCTCAAGGAGATCAACACCCGCGGCGACATCATCCTGTTCATCGACGAGCTGCACACGCTGGTCGGTGCCGGTGCCGCCGAGGGCGCGATCGACGCCGCCTCCATCCTCAAGCCGAAGCTGGCCCGCGGCGAGCTGCAGACCATCGGCGCCACCACCCTCGACGAGTACCGCAAGTACATCGAGAAGGACGCCGCCCTGGAGCGCCGCTTCCAGCCGGTGCAGGTGGGCGAGCCGACCGTCGAGCACACCATCAACATCCTCAAGGGCCTGCGCGACCGCTACGAGGCGCACCACCGGGTGTCCATCACCGACGGCGCGCTGGTCGCCGCCGCCACCCTGGCCGACCGGTACATCAACGACCGGTTCCTGCCGGACAAGGCGATCGACCTGATCGACGAGGCGGGCGCGCGCATGCGCATCCGCCGGATGACCGCGCCGCCGGACCTGCGCGAGTTCGACGACAAGATCGCCGACGCGCGCCGGGAGAAGGAGTCCGCGATCGACGCGCAGGACTTCGAGAAGGCCGCGCGCCTGCGCGACAAGGAGAAGCAGCTCGTCGCCAAGCGCGCCGAGCGGGAGAAGCAGTGGCGCTCCGGTGACCTGGACGTCGTGGCCGAGGTCGACGACGAGCAGATCGCCGAGGTGCTGGCCAACTGGACCGGTATCCCGGTGTTCAAGCTCACCGAGGAGGAGACCACCCGTCTGCTCCGCATGGAGGACGAGCTGCACAAGCGGATCATCGGCCAGGAGGATGCGGTCAAGGCCGTGTCCAAGGCCATCCGCCGCACCCGCGCCGGCCTGAAGGATCCGAAGCGTCCGTCCGGCTCGTTCATCTTCGCCGGCCCGTCCGGTGTCGGTAAGACCGAGCTGTCCAAGGCGCTGGCGAACTTCCTGTTCGGCGACGACGACGCGCTCATCCAGATCGACATGGGCGAGTTCCACGACCGCTTCACCGCCTCGCGGCTGTTCGGTGCCCCTCCGGGCTACGTCGGCTACGAGGAGGGCGGCCAGCTCACCGAGAAGGTGCGCCGCAAGCCGTTCTCGGTCGTGCTGTTCGACGAGATCGAGAAGGCCCACCAGGAGATCTACAACACCCTGTTGCAGGTCCTCGAGGACGGCCGCCTCACCGACGGCCAGGGCCGCACGGTCGACTTCAAGAACACGGTGCTGATCTTCACCTCGAACCTCGGCACGCAGGACATCTCGAAGGCGGTCGGCCTCGGCTTCTCGCAGTCGAACAACGAGGGCTCGAACTACGAGCGGATGAAGCTCAAGGTCAACGACGAGCTGAAGAAGCACTTCCGGCCCGAGTTCCTCAACCGCATCGACGACGTGATCGTCTTCCACCAGCTCACCAACGAGCAGATCGTCGAGATGGTGGACCTGATGATCGGCCGCGTCGCCACGCAGCTGAAGAACAAGGACATGGCGATCGAGCTCACCCCGACCGCCAAGAACCTGCTCGCCAAGCGTGGCTTCGACCCCGTGCTCGGTGCCCGGCCGCTGCGCCGCACCATCCAGCGCGAGATCGAGGACCAGCTGTCGGAGAAGATCCTCTTCGGCGAGATCGGCCCCGGCCAGACCATCCTGGTCGATGTCGAGGGCTGGGACGGCGAAGGCTCCGGCGAGGACGCCAAGTTCACCTTCACCGGCAAGGCGAAGCTGACCAAGGCCCCCACCGAGGAGAAGCCCGAGGTCGTCCTCACCGGCGCCGCCGAAGGCCCCTCCGAAGCCGCCGCCGGCGAGTAA
- a CDS encoding FHA domain-containing protein gives MRYTDDAGRQQEFELTPERQRITIGRSPQADLSLSWDAEVSRLHAAVEYLGAHWTIVDDGLSRNGTFVNGERLVGRHRLQPGDRIRVGSSLVSFHEFGTPAEDITRVATGSIPTLRSLTETQRAVLVALCRPYKNGAGFATPASNQQIADELFLSVDAIKTHLRALFAKFGVENLPQNQKRVRLAALAMQSGIISDRDL, from the coding sequence TTGCGGTACACCGATGACGCGGGTCGTCAGCAGGAGTTCGAGCTGACACCGGAGCGCCAGCGCATCACCATCGGCCGCTCCCCGCAGGCCGACCTCTCCCTGAGCTGGGACGCCGAGGTCTCGCGCCTGCACGCCGCGGTCGAGTACCTGGGCGCGCACTGGACCATCGTCGACGACGGGCTGTCCCGCAACGGCACCTTCGTCAACGGCGAACGGCTCGTCGGCAGGCACCGGCTGCAACCGGGCGACCGGATCCGGGTGGGCAGCTCGCTGGTCTCCTTCCACGAGTTCGGCACGCCCGCCGAGGACATCACCCGGGTGGCGACCGGCTCGATCCCGACCCTGCGTTCGCTCACCGAGACCCAGCGCGCGGTCCTCGTCGCGCTGTGCAGGCCGTACAAGAACGGGGCGGGTTTCGCGACGCCCGCCTCCAACCAGCAGATCGCCGACGAATTGTTCCTCAGCGTCGACGCCATCAAGACACATCTGCGCGCCCTGTTCGCCAAGTTCGGGGTGGAGAACCTGCCGCAGAACCAGAAGCGGGTGCGGCTGGCCGCGCTGGCGATGCAGAGCGGCATCATCTCCGACCGCGACCTGTGA